One part of the Streptomyces lienomycini genome encodes these proteins:
- a CDS encoding O-acetyl-ADP-ribose deacetylase: MPTLTLVQGDITRESVDAIVNAANSSLLGGGGVDGAIHRRGGPAILAACRELRAGHLGKGLPTGRAVATTAGDLDARWVIHTVGPVHSTTEDRSDLLASCYRASLRVADELGARTVAFPAISTGVYHWPLDDAARIAVETVRTTDTSVTEARFVLFDDRAYAAFAQRVG, translated from the coding sequence ATGCCCACCCTCACCCTCGTCCAGGGCGACATCACCCGTGAGAGCGTCGACGCGATCGTCAACGCGGCCAACTCCTCCCTCCTCGGCGGAGGCGGCGTCGACGGGGCCATCCACCGGCGCGGCGGCCCCGCCATCCTCGCGGCCTGCCGCGAACTGCGCGCGGGGCACCTCGGCAAGGGCCTCCCCACCGGCCGAGCCGTCGCCACCACCGCGGGCGACCTGGACGCACGCTGGGTGATCCACACGGTCGGCCCGGTGCACAGCACCACCGAGGACCGCTCCGACCTCCTCGCCTCCTGCTACCGCGCATCCCTCCGCGTCGCCGACGAGCTGGGCGCCCGCACGGTCGCCTTCCCGGCGATCTCCACCGGCGTCTACCACTGGCCGCTGGACGACGCGGCCCGCATCGCCGTGGAGACCGTGCGGACCACCGACACCTCGGTCACGGAGGCCCGCTTCGTCCTCTTCGACGACCGGGCGTACGCGGCGTTCGCGCAGCGGGTGGGCTGA
- a CDS encoding Cmx/CmrA family chloramphenicol efflux MFS transporter yields MPLPLYLLALAVFAMGTSEFMLAGLVPDIAADLDVTVATAGTLTSAFAVGMVVGAPLMAALARHRPGRSSLLGCVLVFLTAHAAGAVVSDFALLFATRVVAALANAGFLAVALTTAAALVPADRKGRALSVLLAGTTVATVAGVPGGALLGTALDWRATFWAVAALCVPAALGILTGVPARPARLDATDAPALRTELARLRDPRLLRVMLLGALVNAATFASFTFLAPVVTGTAALDELWISVALVLFGAGSFAGVTVAGRLSDRRPGAVLAVTGPLLLLGWPSLALLAHSPVALLTLVFTQGALSFAVGATLITRVLYAASGAPTMAGSYATAALNTGAAAGPLLAATTLGTAAGELGPLWVSGGLVAVALAVAGWGRWTVVQAPETGTRPLR; encoded by the coding sequence CTGCCCCTCCCCCTCTACCTGCTCGCCCTGGCGGTCTTCGCCATGGGCACCTCCGAGTTCATGCTGGCCGGCCTGGTGCCGGACATCGCCGCGGATCTCGACGTCACCGTCGCGACGGCGGGCACGCTCACCTCGGCCTTCGCCGTCGGCATGGTCGTCGGGGCCCCGCTCATGGCGGCGCTCGCCCGTCACCGTCCCGGCCGGTCCAGCCTGCTGGGCTGCGTCCTGGTCTTCCTGACCGCCCACGCGGCGGGCGCCGTCGTCTCCGACTTCGCCCTCCTGTTCGCGACCCGGGTGGTCGCGGCCCTGGCCAACGCCGGTTTCCTCGCCGTGGCCCTGACGACGGCGGCCGCGCTCGTCCCGGCTGACCGCAAGGGCCGCGCGCTCTCCGTCCTGCTCGCGGGCACCACGGTCGCCACCGTCGCCGGTGTCCCCGGCGGCGCGCTGCTCGGCACGGCGCTCGACTGGCGGGCCACGTTCTGGGCGGTCGCCGCCCTCTGCGTGCCGGCGGCCCTCGGCATCCTCACCGGTGTCCCCGCGCGCCCCGCACGGCTGGACGCGACCGACGCTCCTGCGCTGCGCACGGAACTGGCCCGCCTCCGCGATCCGCGACTGCTGCGGGTCATGCTGCTCGGCGCCCTGGTCAACGCGGCGACCTTCGCGAGCTTCACCTTCCTCGCGCCCGTCGTCACCGGCACCGCCGCGCTGGACGAGTTGTGGATCTCCGTCGCCCTGGTCCTCTTCGGCGCCGGGTCCTTCGCCGGCGTCACCGTCGCGGGCCGGCTGTCCGACCGGCGCCCCGGGGCGGTCCTCGCGGTCACCGGCCCGCTGCTGCTCCTCGGCTGGCCGTCCCTGGCCCTCCTGGCCCACAGCCCCGTCGCGCTCCTCACCCTGGTGTTCACGCAGGGCGCGCTGTCCTTCGCCGTGGGCGCCACCCTGATCACCCGGGTCCTCTACGCGGCGTCGGGCGCCCCCACCATGGCCGGTTCCTACGCGACCGCGGCCCTCAACACCGGCGCCGCCGCGGGCCCCCTGCTCGCCGCGACGACCCTCGGCACGGCGGCCGGTGAGCTGGGTCCGCTGTGGGTGAGCGGGGGCCTGGTGGCCGTGGCGCTGGCCGTCGCGGGGTGGGGGCGGTGGACGGTGGTCCAGGCACCGGAGACCGGGACCCGCCCGCTGCGGTGA
- a CDS encoding ABC transporter substrate-binding protein: protein MTARRIHRTRPLRSAAAAAAFVAGVSACSAPGDGGTDDGGEAAESVVIGVGSEPDTLSPLLGYGKDGNSKIFDGLLARDTDLKLEPALATALPEIADGGRTYTYTLRDGVKFSDGEPLTSADVVYTYRTVLDEKTNNTARSELDAVQNVRADGDDTVVFTLKYPYAPFADRTVLPIVPEHVAGRQDPNTGEFNTEPVGTGPYVLTHWSKGEKLGFKANPHYWGDRPAVKSFTMAVIADDNVRATRLRSGDLDGAVLPPNLAATFEKDDGRRTYRARSYDFRAVTLPTGGKVTGDRAIRRALDAAVDRQAMVDKILDGAGRPAYGPLPVDDPWYRRGIERPHDLAGAKRILDGAGWKPGSGGVRAKDGQRASFTLYYPSGDKVRQDHALAYASDAKKAGIEVKVEGATWEVIEPRLSTDAVLAGLGSVGDPDFGLYTLLHSSLAGDGFNNMAHYANPAVDEALDTGRRGQDPSERAAAYDRIQQALVEDPGYTFLTHIDHLYVLADRWDALTTQLEPHEHGFASGPWWNIEDWQPKK from the coding sequence ATGACAGCCCGTCGGATCCATCGGACCCGTCCGCTACGGAGTGCCGCCGCCGCGGCGGCGTTCGTCGCCGGCGTCTCCGCCTGCTCCGCGCCCGGGGACGGCGGCACGGACGACGGGGGCGAGGCGGCCGAATCCGTCGTGATCGGAGTGGGCTCCGAGCCGGACACGCTCAGCCCGCTCCTCGGCTACGGCAAGGACGGCAACTCCAAGATCTTCGACGGGCTGCTCGCCCGCGACACCGACCTGAAGCTCGAGCCCGCGCTCGCCACCGCACTGCCCGAGATCGCCGACGGCGGCCGGACGTACACCTACACCCTGCGCGACGGCGTGAAGTTCAGCGACGGGGAACCGCTGACGTCCGCGGACGTCGTCTACACCTACCGCACCGTCCTCGACGAGAAGACCAACAACACCGCCCGCAGCGAACTCGACGCCGTCCAGAACGTCCGCGCCGACGGGGACGACACCGTCGTCTTCACCCTCAAGTACCCGTACGCGCCCTTCGCCGACCGCACCGTCCTGCCCATCGTCCCCGAACACGTCGCGGGCCGGCAGGACCCCAACACCGGAGAGTTCAACACCGAGCCCGTCGGCACCGGACCGTATGTGCTCACCCACTGGAGCAAGGGCGAGAAGCTCGGCTTCAAGGCCAACCCGCACTACTGGGGCGACAGGCCCGCGGTGAAGTCGTTCACCATGGCCGTCATCGCCGACGACAACGTACGCGCCACCCGGCTGCGCTCAGGTGACCTCGACGGCGCCGTCCTGCCGCCCAACCTGGCCGCCACCTTCGAGAAGGACGACGGCAGACGCACGTATCGGGCCAGGTCCTACGACTTCCGGGCCGTCACCCTGCCCACCGGCGGCAAGGTCACCGGCGACCGCGCGATCCGCCGGGCCCTGGACGCCGCCGTGGACCGGCAGGCCATGGTCGACAAGATCCTCGACGGCGCGGGCAGGCCGGCGTACGGGCCGCTGCCCGTCGACGACCCCTGGTACCGGCGCGGCATCGAGCGCCCGCACGACCTCGCCGGGGCCAAGCGCATCCTGGACGGGGCCGGCTGGAAGCCCGGCTCCGGCGGCGTCCGCGCCAAGGACGGACAGCGCGCCTCCTTCACCCTGTACTACCCGTCCGGCGACAAGGTCCGCCAGGACCACGCGCTCGCCTACGCCTCCGACGCCAAGAAGGCCGGCATCGAGGTGAAGGTCGAGGGCGCCACCTGGGAAGTCATCGAACCGCGGCTGAGCACCGACGCGGTCCTCGCGGGCCTCGGCAGCGTCGGCGACCCCGACTTCGGCCTCTACACCCTGCTGCACTCCTCGCTCGCCGGCGACGGCTTCAACAACATGGCCCACTACGCCAACCCGGCCGTGGACGAGGCCCTCGACACCGGACGCCGCGGCCAGGACCCGAGCGAGCGGGCGGCCGCCTACGACCGGATCCAGCAGGCCCTCGTCGAGGATCCCGGGTACACCTTCCTCACCCACATCGACCACCTCTATGTCCTCGCCGACCGCTGGGACGCTCTCACCACCCAACTGGAGCCGCACGAGCACGGCTTCGCCAGCGGGCCCTGGTGGAACATCGAGGACTGGCAGCCCAAGAAGTGA
- a CDS encoding ABC transporter permease, whose protein sequence is MARLAGRRALFAVPVVLVVTFGVFAIAAASPFDPVKAYAGTAALGADQETLDRLRENLGVDQSFVTRWWDWLTSALTGDLGHSGVLRQPVTQVIGERLVWSALLCAVAFALAVTLGTLLGVLAARRPGSPLDRAVTSLAYILEAAPVFWTALLAVWLFALQWDVLPAGGLTDTASEQVTAGQVASHLVLPAGVLAVSQLPWFVLYVRQGVGDALAEDPVRGARARGLGEGTVLIGHALRSGLLPVLTLIGSRVPELITGALLVETVFSWPGIAAATVEAATAVDFPLLAALTVLATAAVLVGNLFADLLYGLFDPRVKHSEM, encoded by the coding sequence ATGGCGCGGCTGGCGGGGCGGCGGGCCCTGTTCGCCGTCCCCGTCGTCCTCGTCGTCACCTTCGGCGTGTTCGCCATCGCCGCCGCCTCCCCCTTCGACCCCGTCAAGGCCTACGCCGGCACCGCCGCGCTCGGCGCCGACCAGGAGACCCTGGACCGGCTGCGGGAGAACCTCGGTGTGGACCAGTCCTTCGTCACCCGCTGGTGGGACTGGCTGACCTCCGCCCTCACCGGAGACCTCGGCCACTCCGGCGTGCTGCGGCAGCCGGTGACCCAGGTGATCGGCGAACGCCTCGTCTGGTCCGCGCTGCTGTGCGCCGTCGCCTTCGCCCTCGCCGTCACGCTCGGCACGCTCCTCGGCGTCCTGGCCGCCCGCCGCCCCGGCTCGCCGCTCGACCGGGCGGTCACCTCCCTCGCGTACATCCTGGAAGCGGCTCCGGTGTTCTGGACCGCGCTGCTCGCCGTGTGGCTGTTCGCCCTCCAGTGGGACGTCCTGCCGGCCGGCGGCCTGACCGACACCGCCAGCGAACAGGTCACCGCGGGCCAGGTCGCGAGCCACCTCGTGCTGCCCGCCGGCGTGCTCGCCGTCTCCCAACTGCCCTGGTTCGTCCTCTACGTGCGCCAGGGCGTCGGCGACGCCCTGGCGGAGGACCCGGTGCGCGGCGCGCGGGCCCGCGGGCTGGGGGAGGGCACCGTCCTGATCGGACACGCCCTGCGCTCGGGACTGCTGCCGGTGCTCACCCTGATCGGCTCCCGCGTCCCCGAACTCATCACCGGCGCCCTGCTGGTGGAGACCGTCTTCAGCTGGCCGGGCATCGCCGCCGCCACCGTCGAGGCGGCCACCGCCGTCGACTTCCCGCTCCTCGCCGCCCTGACCGTCCTCGCCACCGCCGCCGTACTCGTCGGCAACCTGTTCGCCGACCTGCTCTACGGACTCTTCGACCCGAGGGTGAAGCACAGTGAGATGTGA
- a CDS encoding ABC transporter permease: MADTAAEKTRPTGPVRRSRGGDRRSTRTLRLRTLAVLLALTVLAVLLVPPLVRLDQQAVDLAAKLRPPSLQHPFGTDDVGRDLLLRCVYGLRVSLLVGVAAALTATVVGTAVGATAGALGGWVDRAAMRVVDTLSAVPHLLLGIFVVAMFRPGVWPVVASVTVTHWLSTARIVRAEVLSLRSRPYVDAAVSGGASRWRVAVRHLLPGVLPQAALAAVLMVPHAMWHESALSFLGLGLPTHTASLGNLVQEARGSLLAGQWWPTLFPGLFIIVPTLAVAGLAGAWRERINPRRRSELML; this comes from the coding sequence ATGGCTGACACCGCTGCCGAGAAGACACGGCCGACCGGGCCGGTCCGGCGCTCCCGCGGCGGCGACCGCCGCTCCACCCGCACCCTGCGCCTGCGCACCTTGGCCGTGCTGCTGGCCCTGACCGTGCTCGCCGTGCTGCTCGTGCCGCCGCTGGTGCGACTCGACCAGCAGGCCGTCGATCTGGCCGCCAAGCTGCGGCCGCCCAGCCTCCAGCACCCGTTCGGCACCGACGACGTCGGCCGCGACCTGCTCCTGCGCTGCGTGTACGGCCTGCGGGTCTCCCTGCTCGTCGGGGTGGCGGCGGCCCTGACGGCGACGGTCGTCGGCACCGCCGTGGGCGCCACCGCCGGAGCGCTCGGCGGCTGGGTCGACCGCGCCGCCATGCGGGTCGTCGACACCCTCTCCGCCGTGCCCCACCTGCTGCTGGGCATCTTCGTCGTCGCGATGTTCCGGCCCGGCGTCTGGCCCGTGGTGGCCTCCGTCACCGTCACCCACTGGCTGTCCACCGCGCGCATCGTCCGCGCCGAGGTGCTGTCCCTGCGCTCCCGCCCCTACGTCGACGCCGCCGTCTCCGGGGGCGCCTCCCGGTGGCGGGTCGCCGTACGGCATCTGCTGCCGGGCGTGCTGCCCCAGGCCGCGCTGGCCGCCGTACTGATGGTGCCGCACGCCATGTGGCACGAGTCGGCGCTGTCCTTCCTCGGCCTCGGCCTGCCCACCCACACCGCGAGCCTCGGCAACCTGGTCCAGGAGGCGCGGGGCTCACTGCTGGCCGGGCAGTGGTGGCCGACCCTCTTCCCCGGCCTGTTCATCATCGTGCCCACCCTCGCCGTCGCCGGTCTCGCGGGCGCCTGGCGGGAGCGGATCAACCCGCGCCGCCGATCGGAGCTGATGCTGTGA
- a CDS encoding ABC transporter ATP-binding protein → MLELRTVTAGYDGKAPVFRDVSLSVEPGQAVGLLGPSGCGKSTLARVAALLHPPDAGTLVVDGAPVRHWRHRAPRARRTAFGVVFQQARLSADPRLTLADLIAEPLRATGRRDGAADRVADLSATVGLTADLLTRRPHEVSDGQLQRACLARALVLRPRWLVCDEMTAMLDASTTAALVRVVEDYRAASGAGLLAVGHDRPLLDRWCDRTVEWASLVPPAEH, encoded by the coding sequence GTGCTTGAACTGCGTACCGTCACCGCCGGATACGACGGGAAGGCGCCCGTGTTCCGGGACGTCTCCCTGTCGGTGGAGCCGGGGCAGGCGGTCGGGCTGCTCGGCCCCAGCGGCTGCGGCAAGTCCACCCTCGCCCGCGTCGCGGCCCTGCTGCACCCACCCGACGCCGGCACCCTGGTCGTCGACGGCGCACCCGTGCGTCACTGGCGGCACCGGGCCCCCCGCGCCCGGCGCACCGCCTTCGGCGTCGTCTTCCAGCAGGCACGTCTCTCCGCGGACCCCCGGCTGACGCTGGCCGACCTGATCGCCGAGCCGCTGCGTGCCACCGGCCGACGGGACGGCGCCGCCGACCGGGTCGCCGACCTGTCCGCGACCGTGGGCCTGACCGCCGACCTGCTGACCAGGCGCCCGCACGAGGTCAGCGACGGCCAGTTGCAGCGCGCCTGCCTGGCCCGCGCCCTGGTACTTCGCCCGCGCTGGCTGGTGTGCGACGAGATGACGGCGATGCTCGACGCGTCGACCACGGCCGCCCTGGTGCGGGTCGTCGAGGACTACCGGGCCGCCAGTGGCGCGGGCCTGCTGGCCGTCGGCCACGACCGTCCGCTCCTCGACCGCTGGTGCGACCGCACCGTCGAGTGGGCCTCCTTGGTACCCCCGGCGGAGCACTGA
- a CDS encoding ricin-type beta-trefoil lectin domain protein: protein MSLWTSLEPVSATVDPGSSTRVRLRVRNTGDVVDEYRFEPVGDTAPWTTVEPQTLRLYPGTTGTVELTFAPPRTPDAVAGPNPYAVRITPTEHPDAVTVPEGNLTITPFTEVRAELVPPTVKGRFRGRPKLAVDNLGNTKVTASVAGSDTGDHLSYEIRPSNVQIEPGRAAFVETTLKPKRVIWFGAKEERPYTLAVRRSGVDPTDVEGTYVQRGFLPRWLATFFGIFVALAIAFVMIWIAYKPQVRTSATEQTQQAGAALAPSPSASPELLPSTAESAPAEQPQAQRPEATQEPKDDGGEQAPAPEKPEKETSGGGGGGGGGEEKPKAETPEEPVAPGTTIYGHASNRCIEVAGHKWRDGAPLQIADCTGKNWQKWDFRPDGTIRSLGLCMDATWGGTANGTVVQVAVCSGNPAQQFILAGPRDLVNVQANKCVDVVDEKTGNGARLQLWECSGRDNQKWSTR from the coding sequence GTGAGCCTGTGGACTTCCCTGGAGCCCGTGTCCGCGACCGTGGACCCCGGCAGCAGTACGCGCGTACGGCTGCGGGTACGCAATACCGGTGACGTGGTGGACGAGTACCGGTTCGAGCCGGTCGGGGACACGGCGCCCTGGACGACGGTCGAACCGCAGACCCTGCGGCTGTATCCGGGCACGACCGGCACGGTGGAGCTGACGTTCGCCCCGCCGAGGACGCCGGACGCGGTGGCCGGCCCCAACCCGTACGCGGTGCGGATCACGCCGACGGAGCATCCGGACGCGGTGACGGTGCCGGAGGGCAACCTCACCATCACGCCGTTCACCGAGGTGCGGGCCGAGCTGGTCCCGCCGACGGTGAAGGGCAGGTTCCGGGGGCGTCCGAAGCTGGCGGTGGACAACCTCGGCAACACGAAGGTGACCGCGTCGGTCGCGGGCAGCGACACCGGCGACCACCTGTCGTACGAGATCCGGCCGTCGAACGTGCAGATCGAGCCCGGCCGCGCGGCGTTCGTGGAGACGACGCTGAAGCCGAAGCGGGTCATCTGGTTCGGGGCGAAGGAGGAGCGGCCGTACACGCTGGCCGTGCGCCGCTCCGGCGTCGACCCGACCGACGTGGAGGGGACGTACGTCCAGCGGGGGTTCCTGCCGCGCTGGCTCGCCACGTTCTTCGGGATCTTCGTCGCCCTCGCCATCGCGTTCGTGATGATCTGGATCGCCTACAAGCCCCAGGTCCGCACCAGCGCCACCGAGCAGACGCAGCAGGCGGGCGCCGCGCTCGCGCCCAGCCCCAGCGCGAGCCCGGAACTCCTGCCCAGCACCGCCGAGTCCGCGCCCGCCGAGCAGCCGCAGGCGCAGCGGCCCGAGGCCACGCAGGAGCCGAAGGACGACGGCGGCGAACAGGCACCGGCTCCCGAGAAGCCCGAGAAGGAGACGTCGGGCGGAGGCGGAGGCGGAGGCGGAGGCGAGGAGAAGCCGAAGGCCGAGACGCCCGAGGAGCCCGTCGCGCCCGGCACGACCATCTACGGTCACGCCTCGAACCGCTGCATCGAGGTGGCGGGTCACAAGTGGAGGGACGGTGCGCCGCTGCAGATCGCGGACTGCACCGGCAAGAACTGGCAGAAGTGGGACTTCCGTCCCGACGGCACGATCCGTTCGCTGGGCCTGTGCATGGACGCCACCTGGGGCGGCACGGCCAACGGCACGGTCGTCCAGGTCGCCGTGTGCAGCGGCAACCCGGCCCAGCAGTTCATCCTGGCCGGCCCCCGTGACCTGGTGAACGTGCAGGCCAACAAGTGCGTGGACGTCGTCGACGAGAAGACGGGCAACGGTGCCAGGCTCCAGCTCTGGGAGTGCAGCGGCCGCGACAACCAGAAGTGGAGCACCCGCTGA